A single Sander lucioperca isolate FBNREF2018 chromosome 24, SLUC_FBN_1.2, whole genome shotgun sequence DNA region contains:
- the LOC116044651 gene encoding LOW QUALITY PROTEIN: methyltransferase N6AMT1 (The sequence of the model RefSeq protein was modified relative to this genomic sequence to represent the inferred CDS: inserted 2 bases in 2 codons; substituted 1 base at 1 genomic stop codon) has product MSASYPTPVYWHAGRGGFREVYEPAEDSFLLVDAQEKDTDRLQLMTSGTASSLAECLLPCLSXKVDVLLFNPSYVISPSEEVGSTGIEAAWXRGREVTNRFLPVVAQLLSSKGLFYLITIAENDPEEIIRVLGKCGXRGESCSSTRAGNERLSVLRFHRS; this is encoded by the exons ATGTCTGCAAGTTATCCCACACCAGTTTACTGGCACGCTGGAAGAGGAGGCTTCCGAGAAGTTTACGAGCCGGCGGAGGACTCTTTCCTATTGGTTGACGCCCAGGAGAAAGACACAGACAGGCTGCAGCTGATGACGTCAGGCACAGCGTCATCATTA GCGGAGTGTCTCCTGCCCTGCTTAAGTTGAAAAGTGGATGTCCTTCTCTTCAACCCTTCCTATGTGATCTCACCTTCAGAAGAG GTGGGCAGCACAGGTATAGAGGCTGCCT GCCGAGGGCGAGAGGTGACCAACAGGTTTCTACCTGTGGTAGCACAGTTGCTCTCCAGCAAAGGGTTATTCTACCTCATTACTATAGCGGAGAACGAT CCAGAGGAGATTATCCGTGTACTGGGCAAATGTG TGAGGGGAGAGTCATGCTCGTCGACCAGAGCTGGAAATGAGAGGCTGTCCGTCCTGCGCTTCCATAGGAGCTAA